In one Musa acuminata AAA Group cultivar baxijiao chromosome BXJ2-5, Cavendish_Baxijiao_AAA, whole genome shotgun sequence genomic region, the following are encoded:
- the LOC103984814 gene encoding glucan endo-1,3-beta-glucosidase 1-like isoform X3, which translates to MQMRFLPLSSPRSQTLQTASFPHRPENCKCFLVSSEASFCLTFSLLLKLLLVFRPSALRISIQMSNRWKRCVVLLLFVLSNASACAYGKEQIDRNLQPRLVAEKRLSFSGTRRSLSSSNLVFCVANSSASPSALRSGLDWACGPGSANCSAIQPGQPCYRDDNLVALASYAYNDYYHKMRAIGGTCDFRSTAMITATDPSHGSCIFTGSPGNTSAGRNDSATGQPPFVPAGTDGAMPLQVFRATYLLLIILHFVL; encoded by the exons ATGCAGATGCGTTTTCTTCCACTTAGTTCTCCTCGGTCTCAGACACTGCAAACAGCCTCCTTTCCACATAGGCCTGAGAACTGTAAGTGCTTCCTCGTGAGCTCCGAAGCCTCGTTTtgtctcaccttctctctccttttGAAGCTTCTGTTGGTCTTTCGTCCAAGTGCTCTCCGGATATCCATTCAG ATGTCTAACAGATGGAAAAGATGTGTGGTGTTACTACTATTCGTTCTCTCAAATGCATCAG CTTGTGCATATGGAAAGGAGCAGATCGATAGGAATCTCCAACCCAGGCTTGTCGCTGAGAAAAGACTGTCTTTTTCGGGGACCAGAAGGTCTCTGAGTTCATCGAATCTGGTGTTTTGTGTGGCAAACTCCAGCGCCAGCCCAAGTGCTTTGAGAAGTGGATTGGATTGGGCGTGTGGACCTGGTTCAGCAAACTGCAGCGCTATACAGCCTGGTCAGCCTTGTTATCGAGACGACAACTTGGTGGCCTTGGCTTCCTACGCCTACAATGACTACTACCATAAAATGAGAGCCATCGGTGGAACCTGTGACTTCCGCAGTACAGCCATGATCACAGCCACTGACCCTA GCCATGGTTCCTGCATCTTCACTGGAAG CCCAGGAAACACAAGCGCAGGCCGCAACGATTCAGCTACAGGGCAGCCACCCTTCGTCCCCGCTGGCACTGATGGTGCCATGCCATTACAAGTTTTCAGAGCAACCTATCTGCTTCTCATAATACTGCACTTCGTGCTCTGA
- the LOC103984814 gene encoding glucan endo-1,3-beta-glucosidase 1-like isoform X1 — protein sequence MQMRFLPLSSPRSQTLQTASFPHRPENCKCFLVSSEASFCLTFSLLLKLLLVFRPSALRISIQMSNRWKRCVVLLLFVLSNASVDSEVDIIRCRTTAACAYGKEQIDRNLQPRLVAEKRLSFSGTRRSLSSSNLVFCVANSSASPSALRSGLDWACGPGSANCSAIQPGQPCYRDDNLVALASYAYNDYYHKMRAIGGTCDFRSTAMITATDPSHGSCIFTGSPGNTSAGRNDSATGQPPFVPAGTDGAMPLQVFRATYLLLIILHFVL from the exons ATGCAGATGCGTTTTCTTCCACTTAGTTCTCCTCGGTCTCAGACACTGCAAACAGCCTCCTTTCCACATAGGCCTGAGAACTGTAAGTGCTTCCTCGTGAGCTCCGAAGCCTCGTTTtgtctcaccttctctctccttttGAAGCTTCTGTTGGTCTTTCGTCCAAGTGCTCTCCGGATATCCATTCAG ATGTCTAACAGATGGAAAAGATGTGTGGTGTTACTACTATTCGTTCTCTCAAATGCATCAG TGGATTCAGAGGTAGACATCATCCGATGTCGCACTACTGCAGCTTGTGCATATGGAAAGGAGCAGATCGATAGGAATCTCCAACCCAGGCTTGTCGCTGAGAAAAGACTGTCTTTTTCGGGGACCAGAAGGTCTCTGAGTTCATCGAATCTGGTGTTTTGTGTGGCAAACTCCAGCGCCAGCCCAAGTGCTTTGAGAAGTGGATTGGATTGGGCGTGTGGACCTGGTTCAGCAAACTGCAGCGCTATACAGCCTGGTCAGCCTTGTTATCGAGACGACAACTTGGTGGCCTTGGCTTCCTACGCCTACAATGACTACTACCATAAAATGAGAGCCATCGGTGGAACCTGTGACTTCCGCAGTACAGCCATGATCACAGCCACTGACCCTA GCCATGGTTCCTGCATCTTCACTGGAAG CCCAGGAAACACAAGCGCAGGCCGCAACGATTCAGCTACAGGGCAGCCACCCTTCGTCCCCGCTGGCACTGATGGTGCCATGCCATTACAAGTTTTCAGAGCAACCTATCTGCTTCTCATAATACTGCACTTCGTGCTCTGA
- the LOC103984814 gene encoding glucan endo-1,3-beta-glucosidase 1-like isoform X6, whose amino-acid sequence MSNRWKRCVVLLLFVLSNASACAYGKEQIDRNLQPRLVAEKRLSFSGTRRSLSSSNLVFCVANSSASPSALRSGLDWACGPGSANCSAIQPGQPCYRDDNLVALASYAYNDYYHKMRAIGGTCDFRSTAMITATDPSHGSCIFTGSPGNTSAGRNDSATGQPPFVPAGTDGAMPLQVFRATYLLLIILHFVL is encoded by the exons ATGTCTAACAGATGGAAAAGATGTGTGGTGTTACTACTATTCGTTCTCTCAAATGCATCAG CTTGTGCATATGGAAAGGAGCAGATCGATAGGAATCTCCAACCCAGGCTTGTCGCTGAGAAAAGACTGTCTTTTTCGGGGACCAGAAGGTCTCTGAGTTCATCGAATCTGGTGTTTTGTGTGGCAAACTCCAGCGCCAGCCCAAGTGCTTTGAGAAGTGGATTGGATTGGGCGTGTGGACCTGGTTCAGCAAACTGCAGCGCTATACAGCCTGGTCAGCCTTGTTATCGAGACGACAACTTGGTGGCCTTGGCTTCCTACGCCTACAATGACTACTACCATAAAATGAGAGCCATCGGTGGAACCTGTGACTTCCGCAGTACAGCCATGATCACAGCCACTGACCCTA GCCATGGTTCCTGCATCTTCACTGGAAG CCCAGGAAACACAAGCGCAGGCCGCAACGATTCAGCTACAGGGCAGCCACCCTTCGTCCCCGCTGGCACTGATGGTGCCATGCCATTACAAGTTTTCAGAGCAACCTATCTGCTTCTCATAATACTGCACTTCGTGCTCTGA
- the LOC103984814 gene encoding glucan endo-1,3-beta-glucosidase 1-like isoform X4, with protein MSNRWKRCVVLLLFVLSNASVDSEVDIIRCRTTAACAYGKEQIDRNLQPRLVAEKRLSFSGTRRSLSSSNLVFCVANSSASPSALRSGLDWACGPGSANCSAIQPGQPCYRDDNLVALASYAYNDYYHKMRAIGGTCDFRSTAMITATDPSHGSCIFTGSPGNTSAGRNDSATGQPPFVPAGTDGAMPLQVFRATYLLLIILHFVL; from the exons ATGTCTAACAGATGGAAAAGATGTGTGGTGTTACTACTATTCGTTCTCTCAAATGCATCAG TGGATTCAGAGGTAGACATCATCCGATGTCGCACTACTGCAGCTTGTGCATATGGAAAGGAGCAGATCGATAGGAATCTCCAACCCAGGCTTGTCGCTGAGAAAAGACTGTCTTTTTCGGGGACCAGAAGGTCTCTGAGTTCATCGAATCTGGTGTTTTGTGTGGCAAACTCCAGCGCCAGCCCAAGTGCTTTGAGAAGTGGATTGGATTGGGCGTGTGGACCTGGTTCAGCAAACTGCAGCGCTATACAGCCTGGTCAGCCTTGTTATCGAGACGACAACTTGGTGGCCTTGGCTTCCTACGCCTACAATGACTACTACCATAAAATGAGAGCCATCGGTGGAACCTGTGACTTCCGCAGTACAGCCATGATCACAGCCACTGACCCTA GCCATGGTTCCTGCATCTTCACTGGAAG CCCAGGAAACACAAGCGCAGGCCGCAACGATTCAGCTACAGGGCAGCCACCCTTCGTCCCCGCTGGCACTGATGGTGCCATGCCATTACAAGTTTTCAGAGCAACCTATCTGCTTCTCATAATACTGCACTTCGTGCTCTGA
- the LOC103984682 gene encoding DEAD-box ATP-dependent RNA helicase 36, whose translation MADESSEPQPFRLFSSSARKPKPPPPTLRPHRSDPTCSNIDRGDAEADGNDSFADLGLSQWAIDTCRELRMERPTPVQSRCIPRILAGDDVLGIAQTGSGKTAAFALPILHRLAEDPYGVFALVVTPTRELACQLAEQFRALGSSLNVRCTLIVGGMNMLGQARALAQRPHVVVATPGRIKTLLEEDPDIPAVFSKTKFLVLDEADRVLDVGFEEELRVIFKCLPKSRQTLLFSATMTDELRALLEISQNRSYFYEAYEGFKTVDSLEQKFIFIPKNVKDLYLFHILSNLEEKNIRSVIVFVSTCRNCHLLSLLLEELDQAAVALHSHKSQSLRLSALNRFKSGQVSILVATDVASRGLDIPTVDLVINYDVPRYARDYVHRVGRTARAGRGGLSISFVTQNDVDLIHEIEAIIGKQLTEYECEEKTVLEDITKVYKARRVAIMKMIDDGFEEKAQARKKQKLKTLTEKGLLKKRKR comes from the exons ATGGCGGACGAGTCATCGGAGCCCCAACCCTTccgcctcttctcctcctctgcccGGAAGCCCAAACCCCCGCCACCAACCCTCCGTCCCCATCGCTCGGATCCCACCTGCAGCAACATCGATCGCGGCGACGCCGAGGCCGACGGCAATGACTCCTTCGCTGATCTCGGACTCTCCCAATGGGCCATCGACACCTGCCGCGAGCTCCGCATGGAGCGCCCCACCCCCGTGCAGAGCCGCTGCATCCCTCGGATCCTTGCAGGCGACGATGTGCTCGgcatcgcccagactggcagcGGCAAGACCGCAGCCTTTGCACTCCCCATCCTCCACCGCCTCGCCGAGGACCCCTACGGCGTCTTCGCCCTCGTAGTCACACCCACCCGGGAGCTTGCCTGCCAACTCGCCGAGCAGTTCCGGGCGTTGGGTTCGTCGCTCAACGTCCGGTGCACGCTCATCGTGGGGGGCATGAACATGCTCGGTCAGGCACGGGCGCTCGCACAGCGGCCACATGTTGTAGTTGCGACCCCAGGGCGGATCAAGACCCTTCTCGAGGAAGACCCTGATATACCTGCAGTTTTTTCAAAGACCAAG TTTCTAGTTCTCGATGAGGCAGACAGGGTTTTGGATGTCGGCTTCGAGGAGGAACTGCGAGTAATATTTAAATGTTTGCCCAAGAGCCGTCAAACTCTTTTGTTTTCTGCTACGATGACAGATGAGTTGCGCGCCTTGCTTGAGATTTCCCAAAACAGGTCTTACTTTTATGAGGCATATGAGGGGTTTAAGACAGTTGATTCTTTGGAACAAAAATTCATCTTTATCCCAAAGAATGTGAAGGATCTTTATCTGTTTCACATTTTGTCAAATCTGGAGGAAAAAAATATCCGTTCAGTGATAGTATTTGTTTCCACTTGCAG AAATTGTCACCTTCTGAGTTTGCTCTTAGAAGAACTTGATCAGGCTGCGGTAGCTCTGCATTCTCACAAGTCTCAGTCTTTAAGACTTTCTGCATTGAACCGGTTCAAATCTGGTCAAGTTTCTATTTTAGTTGCCACTGATGTCGCTAGCCGTGGTTTGGATATTCCAACAGTTGATCTTGTTATCAACTATGACGTTCCCAG GTATGCGCGGGACTATGTTCACCGTGTCGGACGAACTGCAAGAGCTGGCAGAGGGGGACTATCTATAAGTTTTGTCACACAG AATGATGTGGATCTTATTCATGAGATAGAGGCTATTATTGGAAAACAGTTAACAGAGTATGAATGTGAAGAGAAGACAGTTCTTGAAGATATTACTAAG GTGTACAAGGCTAGACGAGTGGCAATTATGAAGATGATAGATGATGGGTTTGAAGAGAAAGCACAAGCCAGAAAAAAGCAGAAGCTTAAGACATTAACAGAAAAAGGGTTGCTAAAAAAGCGGAAACGATAG
- the LOC103984814 gene encoding glucan endo-1,3-beta-glucosidase 1-like isoform X2, whose amino-acid sequence MQMRFLPLSSPRSQTLQTASFPHRPENCKCFLVSSEASFCLTFSLLLKLLLVFRPSALRISIQMSNRWKRCVVLLLFVLSNASEVDIIRCRTTAACAYGKEQIDRNLQPRLVAEKRLSFSGTRRSLSSSNLVFCVANSSASPSALRSGLDWACGPGSANCSAIQPGQPCYRDDNLVALASYAYNDYYHKMRAIGGTCDFRSTAMITATDPSHGSCIFTGSPGNTSAGRNDSATGQPPFVPAGTDGAMPLQVFRATYLLLIILHFVL is encoded by the exons ATGCAGATGCGTTTTCTTCCACTTAGTTCTCCTCGGTCTCAGACACTGCAAACAGCCTCCTTTCCACATAGGCCTGAGAACTGTAAGTGCTTCCTCGTGAGCTCCGAAGCCTCGTTTtgtctcaccttctctctccttttGAAGCTTCTGTTGGTCTTTCGTCCAAGTGCTCTCCGGATATCCATTCAG ATGTCTAACAGATGGAAAAGATGTGTGGTGTTACTACTATTCGTTCTCTCAAATGCATCAG AGGTAGACATCATCCGATGTCGCACTACTGCAGCTTGTGCATATGGAAAGGAGCAGATCGATAGGAATCTCCAACCCAGGCTTGTCGCTGAGAAAAGACTGTCTTTTTCGGGGACCAGAAGGTCTCTGAGTTCATCGAATCTGGTGTTTTGTGTGGCAAACTCCAGCGCCAGCCCAAGTGCTTTGAGAAGTGGATTGGATTGGGCGTGTGGACCTGGTTCAGCAAACTGCAGCGCTATACAGCCTGGTCAGCCTTGTTATCGAGACGACAACTTGGTGGCCTTGGCTTCCTACGCCTACAATGACTACTACCATAAAATGAGAGCCATCGGTGGAACCTGTGACTTCCGCAGTACAGCCATGATCACAGCCACTGACCCTA GCCATGGTTCCTGCATCTTCACTGGAAG CCCAGGAAACACAAGCGCAGGCCGCAACGATTCAGCTACAGGGCAGCCACCCTTCGTCCCCGCTGGCACTGATGGTGCCATGCCATTACAAGTTTTCAGAGCAACCTATCTGCTTCTCATAATACTGCACTTCGTGCTCTGA
- the LOC103984814 gene encoding glucan endo-1,3-beta-glucosidase 1-like isoform X5: protein MSNRWKRCVVLLLFVLSNASEVDIIRCRTTAACAYGKEQIDRNLQPRLVAEKRLSFSGTRRSLSSSNLVFCVANSSASPSALRSGLDWACGPGSANCSAIQPGQPCYRDDNLVALASYAYNDYYHKMRAIGGTCDFRSTAMITATDPSHGSCIFTGSPGNTSAGRNDSATGQPPFVPAGTDGAMPLQVFRATYLLLIILHFVL, encoded by the exons ATGTCTAACAGATGGAAAAGATGTGTGGTGTTACTACTATTCGTTCTCTCAAATGCATCAG AGGTAGACATCATCCGATGTCGCACTACTGCAGCTTGTGCATATGGAAAGGAGCAGATCGATAGGAATCTCCAACCCAGGCTTGTCGCTGAGAAAAGACTGTCTTTTTCGGGGACCAGAAGGTCTCTGAGTTCATCGAATCTGGTGTTTTGTGTGGCAAACTCCAGCGCCAGCCCAAGTGCTTTGAGAAGTGGATTGGATTGGGCGTGTGGACCTGGTTCAGCAAACTGCAGCGCTATACAGCCTGGTCAGCCTTGTTATCGAGACGACAACTTGGTGGCCTTGGCTTCCTACGCCTACAATGACTACTACCATAAAATGAGAGCCATCGGTGGAACCTGTGACTTCCGCAGTACAGCCATGATCACAGCCACTGACCCTA GCCATGGTTCCTGCATCTTCACTGGAAG CCCAGGAAACACAAGCGCAGGCCGCAACGATTCAGCTACAGGGCAGCCACCCTTCGTCCCCGCTGGCACTGATGGTGCCATGCCATTACAAGTTTTCAGAGCAACCTATCTGCTTCTCATAATACTGCACTTCGTGCTCTGA